TCACTCCGAGAGGAGTGAGCCTCCCTGTCCAACTCCGAACCTACGGACGCCGTCGACGCAGGGAGTCCGGTGCGCGGGGTAAGCCTGTGTACCGTGAGGGAGACAACCCAGAGCTGGGTTAAGGTCCCCAAGTGTGGACTAAGTGCGATCGAAGGTGGTCCCGAGCCCTAGACAGCCGGGAGGTGAGCTTAGAAGCAGCTACCCTCTAAGAAAAGCGTAACAGCTTACCGGCCGAGGTTCGGGGCGCCGAAAATGATCGGGGCTCAAGTCCACCACCGAGACCTGGCGGCGCGGATCACACCGCGATCCAGTAGGTTGGCACTCCGTTCGGGTGGAAGCACGGTCGAGAGATCGTGTGGACCGTGCGGTGAAGAAAATCCTGGTCATAGTAGCAGCGTTAGTCGGGTGAGAACCCCGACGGCCGAACGAGTAAGGGTTCCTCAGCAATGCTGATCAGCTGAGGGTTAGCCGGTCCTAAGTCCTGTCGCAATTCGAGCAGGACGAAAGGGAAACAGGTTAATATTCCTGTGCCGGTGTGCAGTAAAAGTCGACGCTTTGGGGCCGCCCAAGCCGGGCATTCGCCCGGTCGAACCGTCAAAGTTCGTGGAAGCCGTAATGGCACGAAGCGAACGAACGGCGGGATAGCGCAAGTTGGGTCAACCTGGAGCCCGTGAAAAGACGAGCACACCGTCCGTACCGAGATCCGACACAGGTACTCGTGGCGGCGAAAGCCAAGGTCTGTCGGGAATAACCGACGTTAGGGAATTCGGCAAGTTAGTCCCGTACGTTCGCAATAAGGGATGCCTGCCCTGCAAAGGGGCAGGTCGCAGTGACTCGGGCGCTCCAACTGTCTAGTAACAACATAGGTGACCGCAAATCCGAAAGGACTCGTACGGTCACTGAATCCTGCCCAGTGCGGGTATCTGAACACCCAGTACAATGGGACGAAGGACCCGTTAACGGCGGGGGTAACTATGACCCTCTTAAGGTAGCGTAGTACCTTGCCGCTTCAGTAGCGGCTTGCATGAATGGATCAATGAGAGCGCCACTGTCCCAACGTTGGGCCCGGTGAACTGTACATTCCAGTGCGGAGTCTGGAGACCCCCAAGGGGAAGCGAAGACCCTATAGAGCTTTACTGCAGGCTGTCGCTGAGACATGGTCGCCATTGTGCAGCATAGGTAGGAGGCGTTACACAGGCACCCGCGCTAGCGGGCCGCCGAGCCATCATTGAAATACTACCCGATGGTGACTGTGACTCTCACTCCGGGAGGAGGACACCGGTAGCCGGGCAGTTTGACTGGGGCGGTACGCGCTTGAAAAGATATCGAGCGCGCCCCAAGGTTTCCTCACTCGGGTCGGAGACCCGAGAAAGAGCGCAAGAGCATAAGGAAGCCTGACAGTGTCGGGCACAACAACCGACGCTGACGCGAAAGCGTGGTCTAGCGAACCAATTAGCCTGCTTGATGCGGGCAATTGCTGACAGAAAAGCTACCTTAGGGATAACAGAGTCGTCACCCGCAAGAGCACATATCGACCGGGTGGCTTGCTACCTCGATGTCGGTTCCCTCCATCCTGCCCGTGCAGAAGCGGGCAAGGGTGAGGTTGTTCGCCTATTAAAGGAGGTCGTGAGCTGGGTTTAGACCGTCGTGAGACAGGTCGGCTGCTATCTATTGGGGGTGTTACGGTACCTGACGGGAACGTTCGTATAGTACGAGAGGAACTACGAATGGGTGCCACTGGTGTACCGGTTGTCCGAAAGGGCACGTGCCGGGCAGCTACGCACCACGGGGTAAGAGCTGAACGCATCTAAGCTCGAAACCCACCTGAAAAAGAGGTACCACTGAGACCACTCGTAGAAGACGAGTTCGATAGACTCGGGGTGTACGCACCGAGGCAACGAGGTGTTGAGCCCGCGAGCACTAACAGGTCGAGCCACCATTCATTTCGCATGGATCTGTACCCGGAAACGGGTCCAGGCGCTAACTGGACTACACGAACACACGGTCGATCCACCGACGATGGCGTATCGCGGTTCGATTCCGCGAGTCGGCGTTAAGGCGGCCACAGCGGCGGGGTTACTCCCGTACCCATCCCGAACACGGAAGATAAGCCCGCCTGCGTTTCGGTCAGTACTGGAGTGGGAGACCCTCTGGGAAATCCGATTCGCCGCCTCCATTCATACTTCATCCACACCCTACACAGCACTCGCTGTGTGGGGTTTTCGTATTTACAGCGTGGAGCGACGCCATCGGCGTCGTACCGCTACGCTTAAACGAGCGGAGCGATTACGCTCGACTGCGCCAAGGTGGCAGAGTCCGGCCGAACGCAGCGGCCTGCAGAGCCGCCCACCGCCGGTTCAAATCCGGCCCTTGGCTTACATCAAACCCTCACAATCCAATCGGATTGGAAGGGTCAGACGTGCCCCGACGCGTTTCACACTCCTGTTTCCGATACGTCCGACGTTGTAATGAATTCTCTCTCGCGATAGCGACAGCTCCAGCTTCTGCAGTCGGACCCGGGAGGTGTTCAGCGTGAGTTCCGCGAGCGACGGGGTCGGCCCGTTCTGCGGAGCGTTCGGCTGCACCGCCGACGTCGTGATCCACTACCCGAAACACGGGAGGCCCACCGTCTGCGACGAGTACACCGCAGGCTACGAGGTATTTTATCGTACGGCAATTACTGACTGATATGGTCCAGGAGTTCGAAGGCGCTATTGCCCTCCAGGTGAGCAAACTCGTCCTCATCGCTGGAGCGGTAATCCCCGGAATAGTGGATTATTCCGTTCAGTACAGTTCGTATCACGGACTGTTGGGGTTCATCCTGGTACCGCTCGTTGGGCTGCTCATCGTCGTCATCGTTGCATACGAGACCCTGACCGGCCTGTTCCGCCGGCACGACCCTGCTGTACCGACCTTCCGTGTCTCTGAACGTCCGTGGTACGCGCTGCTTCGGGGGATCGAAGTCGTCGCAGTCGTGGCCGGTCTGGCGGTCATTTTTGCCATCGCTGTACTCACGGAGAGCCAGTCGCCAGGATCGGCGCCAGCCCCGGCGGCCATGGGAATCGCCCTGATCGTTGCAGGTGGGAGTCTCCTCGTCATCGGTGGCGCGTTTCTCCGGAGTCTCGGCGAACTGTTCTTGTATCTGTCGAGCAGGAATTGAGATTGTCACTCTCTTCCCTGCTTGCCTCGTCTGCAGCGGGCAACTCTTATCATCTGACGGTATTTTCAATACTACCGATGCACCAGTCCGGCCACTACGGCGCCGCCTTGCTCGCGTACAGCCCCGTCGGCGCCGTCGTCGTCGCTCTCGGATTCGACGCCGCGGCCGTCGGCGGCGCGGTGGTCGTCGTCGGGTTGTCGATGCTCCCGGACGTCGACGTGCGCCTGCCGAACGTGTCCCACCGCGGGCCGACGCACACCGTTTACTTCGCGGCGGCGGTCGGTGTCGTGACGGGTACCCTCGGTGGGGTGGTAGGCGCAACGGGTGGGCCGTTCGGGATGATCGCCCTGGCGGCGTTCGGGTTCACCCTCGGCGCGGTCGCGGTCCTGAGCCACCTCGGCGCCGACGCGCTCACGCCGATGGGCGTTCGGCCGTTCGCCGACGGTCGCCACTACTCGCTCGGCGTGTGTCGGGCGGCGAACCCGATCGCGAACTACGCGCTCCTCGGCGTCGGGCTCGCGGTGGCGGTAGCGGCCTACTGGGTCGGCGCGGGGATCGCCGCCGTCGTCGGGGGGTGACCGTGCCCGAACGGGTCTCAGTTTCTCGGACGGTTCGACAGGGAGTCGATCCGTCCGATCCCGTGTGCTACTTTCAGTGTTTTCGAAGCGCCATCTCCTCGTCGATCGTTACAGGACTGCAGGCAAACCCCTCGGCAGCGCTGAAGACGAGTTTCAGGGAGTCGAGTGTCGGACTGGGCGGGCCACTGGGTCGTGGCCGACCGGCCGACGCCTACGTCGACCGGCCTCGGGACTTCCTCGACGGGTGTCCTGACGCGGCCCGCGACCGCGGGCGACCGGGGCGTGCTCTCGGCTCAGTCCTCCGGCCAGCCGCTGTGCCGGCCGGAGAGGTCGTCGATCCGGAATTCGTACCACTCCCGTTCGAGTTCGCCGAACTCCACGAACCGGCGCTCGCCCGTCGCCTCGTCCTCCTCGACGAAGAACAGCGGCGCCAGGTGGCCGGAGACCTCGGATTCGGAGACTGACTCCAGCGTCCCCGTCACCACGACGCTCCGCCACGAGTCGACGTCCTCGTAGGTGTAGACCGTCAGCGTCACCTCTTCGGCCGCGGCGACGAACCGACGCTTCTTGCTGTCGGGGGCGCTTACGAACCCGAGGACGAGGCGGTCGTCCGCCTCGTCGTACCCGTACGTCATCGGGAGGCCGTAGCCGCGGTCGTCGGCCCCCATGCTCAAAACGCCGTGGTGGTTCGACGCGAGCATCGCGCGAACTTCGTCCTCGCTCAACTCCTTCCCGGCCCTCGACGAAGCCGTCCCCATGGTACGGTTCAACACGGCCGACCGCCTTATGGCTTCTGCGCCATATCTCCGGTGTCGGCGGTCGACGGGGCGCCCCTCTCGCGAATCCGGCTTCGTCGAACGGCGCGTCGCCTCCGGTACGCCGGCAGTCGGCGAGGGGACCGAGTGAGCGCCGCCTTCCCTCGCCGGTCCGGCGGTTCGTTCGCGCGACGATACCGACGCCGGCCGGGCGTCCGCCGGGCGCCGCCGAACCCGTCCGTCACGAGCGGCGAAAATCACGGTATCGAGACGTTCAGGTCCTGATACGCGGATAACCGTTTTACGGCCCGCGACCGACTGGCTACGTATGCAGTTTCGAGCGGCGCTCGTCTACGCCGTGCTCCTTCTGGTCGTGGCCGCGGGCGCCTACGGGGTGATCGCGACCGCGGAGGCCCCGGAGGTGACCGTCGACGAGTCCGAAGCGGACTACCAGCTCGAAGCCGGCGACCAGCCGACGATCGGAAACCAGACGTACAACGTCTCCGAACTGTCCGAGGGGACGGGGACGATCGAGTTCGTCAACGACTCGGCGGTCCTCGAGGCCGAGTGGGAAGACGAGGGGACGGTCGAACTCCAGGAAGGCGAGGAGTACACGGTACTGATCAACCAGCCCGGCGAGGGCGACGAGGCGGGCGGCAACGAGACCGGCGGTAACGAAACTGCCGGCAACGAAACTGAAGGCGACGGCGAGGGCGGCGAGGCCGCGGGCGACGGCGGCAACGAAACCCAGGAGGGTGCCGAGGGCAACGAGACCGACGGCGGAAACGAGACCGACGGCGCTCAGCCGCAGTCGTTCACGCTGGTCGGGGACTACGACGAGGAGCAGTACGAGACCGTCGAGCGCGACGACGGCCTCTACGTCGTCGTCGAGGACGGCGAGAACCCCGAACTCGTCCCCGTTACGGAGTTCGAGGAGATCGACGGCCGGACCCTCGAGGTCGGCGACGGCGTCGAGTTCTACGAGGGCGAGGAGATGGAAGCGCAAGTCGAGGGGAACGTCACCGAGATCAGCGGGGACGCGGTGACAGTCGAGTACCGCGGCGAGGAGTCGACGACCTACGACCTCGAGGACGGCGAGGTAGTCGCCGTCGGCGACCAGGAGTTCGGCGTCTACTTCCCGTCGGCCGATCAGGTCTACCTCACCGAGGACGTCGAGAGCTTCGAGCAAGACCACGAGGCGG
The Salinilacihabitans rarus DNA segment above includes these coding regions:
- a CDS encoding pyridoxamine 5'-phosphate oxidase family protein, whose protein sequence is MGTASSRAGKELSEDEVRAMLASNHHGVLSMGADDRGYGLPMTYGYDEADDRLVLGFVSAPDSKKRRFVAAAEEVTLTVYTYEDVDSWRSVVVTGTLESVSESEVSGHLAPLFFVEEDEATGERRFVEFGELEREWYEFRIDDLSGRHSGWPED
- a CDS encoding metal-dependent hydrolase, which encodes MHQSGHYGAALLAYSPVGAVVVALGFDAAAVGGAVVVVGLSMLPDVDVRLPNVSHRGPTHTVYFAAAVGVVTGTLGGVVGATGGPFGMIALAAFGFTLGAVAVLSHLGADALTPMGVRPFADGRHYSLGVCRAANPIANYALLGVGLAVAVAAYWVGAGIAAVVGG